The genome window CCTTGCGAACACGTCCCATCGCAGAGGGACTGGATCGCGACAAAAACATTCCGGATGACACGCGACTGTGGGCGGCTCTGCAACAGGTTGGCGGCGGCTCTTGGGGCGGATGCATTTACGATGTCGACAAGATCATCGAAACACTCAGCGCAGGCCAAGCCGCACTCGCGGCAAAGCACTCCGAGACGTCCCTTCAAGAGGCCGACGCGAAATGAATGCCCCCAAGCGTCCCATCCAAGATCCGGTTGCCTATGCCCCCACCGCCATCGAGCGGGAAGGGGAACGTGGCATCCGCATCGTCTGGAACGATGGTGAGTCGACCTCCTGGACCGCTCGCGAGTTACGCGACGCTTGCCCCTGCGCGACCTGCCGAGAAAAACGCGGTGAGACCGGAGGCCACCAAGCCGTGACGCTGGTCGACAAAAACACAGAGGCAACCAGTGGCAAGAAATCACCGCTCATGGGACTTCCTGTCCTGAGTGCGGCCGAAGCTCGCCCGCTCACGATCGCATCGATGCGGCCCGTGGGTACGTATGCTTACAACATCGGCTTCAGCGATGGGCACTCATCCGGCTTGTT of Rhodopirellula islandica contains these proteins:
- a CDS encoding DUF971 domain-containing protein, producing MNAPKRPIQDPVAYAPTAIEREGERGIRIVWNDGESTSWTARELRDACPCATCREKRGETGGHQAVTLVDKNTEATSGKKSPLMGLPVLSAAEARPLTIASMRPVGTYAYNIGFSDGHSSGLFTFERLRRSFE